The sequence below is a genomic window from Candidatus Zixiibacteriota bacterium.
CGCTCCGAGCTGGTCCAGATCGGCGGTGGCTTCCGGATTCCCGACATCATCCGTCGCGCCGGCGCGCGGCTGGTCGAGGTCGGCACCACAAATCAGACAAGGCTGCGTGACTTCGAAGAGGCGATCACCCCGAAAACGGCGATCATCTTGAAAGTCCACCAATCGAATTTCCGTATCCAGGGCTTCGTCGAAGAGGTGACTCCGGCGGCATTGGCCAAGCTGGCCTCGACCAGGAGTCTCATCTCGGTATTCGATCTCGGATCCGGGGCATTTTTGCAGACGGAGAGGTTCGGCATGGAAGCGGAGCCGACGATTCAATCGGCAATCAGCAGCAATTCGACGCTGACCTGCTTCTCCGGCGACAAGCTTCTGGGCGGGACGCAGGCCGGCATCATTCTGGGCGATCGCGAAGGCGTCAGCGCCTTACATCGCAATCCACTCTATCGCACACTGCGACTGGACAAACTGACGCTGGCCTTGCTCGAAGAAGTCGCGCTGGTTTACCTGCGCGGTGAGCAGAGCGAAGTTCTGCCGCTCTGGCGGGCCATTGCGACCGATGTTGCCGAACTGCGCGGTCGGGCCGAGCGGATTGCCGGCGCGATCGATGCAGTGAAGCTGGGGGTGTCGATTAAGGCATCAACGGCGACACCCGGCGGCGGATCACTCCCGGGTGGAACCCTGGACTCGATCGCTCTGGTTCTCAGGCCTCCAGTCAGAATGTCGCGATTGCCGCGCCTGCTCCTCGATGCCTCTCCGCCGCTGATCGGGTACCTCAACAACGACGAGTTCTTCCTGGACCTGCGCACGATTGATCCGGCTGAGGATAAGGACGTAATCGCCATACTGCAACAGATCGCCGCATGTATACCATAGCGACGGCGGGACATATCGACCACGGCAAGTCGTCGCTCGTGCGCGCGCTTACAGGTATCGATCCTGATCGCCTGCCGGAAGAGAAAGCGCGCCAGATGACCATCGAGTTGGGTTTCGCGCACTTTCGCCTGTCGAGCGGGGAGGAGGTCGGGATTATTGATGTTCCCGGCCACGAGCGATTCATCAAGACCATGATCTCCGGTGTCGGCGCGCTGGACCTGGTGATGTTCGTGATCGCCGCTGACGACGGCTGGATGCCGCAATCGGAAGAACATCTGGCAATCCTCAAGTATCTCGGCGTTGAGCGCGGTTTCATCGTCCTGACCAAGGTTGATTTGGTCGCGGCGGATTGGAGCGAAATGGTGAAGGTCGACCTGGCACAGCGGACGATTTCCAGTTTTCTCAAAGGTTGCCCGATTATCGAATTCTCTGCGACCGACAATCGCAATCGCGATCTCATCCGGGCGACCATCGAGCAGATGCTTCACCAAACACGCCGCCGCGAACCGACTCGATCCGCGCGTTTGGCCGTTGACCGGGTGTTCAGCGTTGCGGGAACCGGCACGGTTGTGACCGGCACTTTGCGTGAGGGAACTCTGGCCGTTGGGCAGGAGATCCTCATCCATCCGGGGCAGCGCAGGACCCGCGTGAAGAGCCTGGAGAGCTTCAACGCGCAGCTGGACATTGCCGATCCCGGCATCCGCCTCGCTGTCGGCCTGCAGTCGCTGGAGCGCGTCGAGATCGAGCGCGGCGATACGCTGTACTACCCGGCGGATATGACGCCGGGGTCAATCGTCGGGGCGGTTTTGAACATTGAGGCGAACGCTGCGCGGCACGTCAAACATGGGCGCCAGTTGACCTTGCTGCATGGGACCGCGGAGACCGAAGTCTCGCTACAGTTGCCTGCGGAGCCAACCTACGACGGCAGCGGCGGATTGATTGCCGTGCTCAAGGCGGAGCAGCCGCTTCTATTCGAGGCCGGCGATCGATTTATTGTGCGGCTGGTGACGCCGTCGCTGCTGGTCGGCGGCGGCCGGATCATCGATCCCATACTGACAAACTACCGTCGTCGTAATGAGAACTTGTGGCGAAGTCTGCAACGCGCAGCCGGGCTTGGTGTGCGGGCGCTGCTCGAATATTCGTTATCGCGACAATTGATTGTAGATCGCCGGCGGTTGTTGGTTCAATCAGTGTTTTCCGAATCAGAAGTTGCCGCTGCAGTGGAACAGATGTTGCGCGAGCATCAAGTCATTCAACAAGGCGACGAGGTGATTCTGGCAAGGGAGTGGGAGGCGGCGCAGGGCCTGATCTTGACCGCAATGGAGGAATTTCACCGCGCCAGTCCGCATCAGGCTGCGGTTGCGTTGGCGGAGTTGAGTTCCAAGGTTGCTTTGCCGGGCAAGCTGCTCAGCCTGGCGCTGGATG
It includes:
- the selA gene encoding L-seryl-tRNA(Sec) selenium transferase, which produces MSDTNPLRELPSVEQLLISGEFDAEINLLSRPLVANVIRVVLQEVREDAEEGKPVGATAEIKRRIHAGCRRLQQRRFTRVINGSGVLIHTNLGRAPLGEELLRRAFDNLKGYSTLEFDLISGKRGQRGSFLSFLLEQLTGAASAMAVNNNAAALFLILNTFANRREVIVSRSELVQIGGGFRIPDIIRRAGARLVEVGTTNQTRLRDFEEAITPKTAIILKVHQSNFRIQGFVEEVTPAALAKLASTRSLISVFDLGSGAFLQTERFGMEAEPTIQSAISSNSTLTCFSGDKLLGGTQAGIILGDREGVSALHRNPLYRTLRLDKLTLALLEEVALVYLRGEQSEVLPLWRAIATDVAELRGRAERIAGAIDAVKLGVSIKASTATPGGGSLPGGTLDSIALVLRPPVRMSRLPRLLLDASPPLIGYLNNDEFFLDLRTIDPAEDKDVIAILQQIAACIP
- the selB gene encoding selenocysteine-specific translation elongation factor; the protein is MYTIATAGHIDHGKSSLVRALTGIDPDRLPEEKARQMTIELGFAHFRLSSGEEVGIIDVPGHERFIKTMISGVGALDLVMFVIAADDGWMPQSEEHLAILKYLGVERGFIVLTKVDLVAADWSEMVKVDLAQRTISSFLKGCPIIEFSATDNRNRDLIRATIEQMLHQTRRREPTRSARLAVDRVFSVAGTGTVVTGTLREGTLAVGQEILIHPGQRRTRVKSLESFNAQLDIADPGIRLAVGLQSLERVEIERGDTLYYPADMTPGSIVGAVLNIEANAARHVKHGRQLTLLHGTAETEVSLQLPAEPTYDGSGGLIAVLKAEQPLLFEAGDRFIVRLVTPSLLVGGGRIIDPILTNYRRRNENLWRSLQRAAGLGVRALLEYSLSRQLIVDRRRLLVQSVFSESEVAAAVEQMLREHQVIQQGDEVILAREWEAAQGLILTAMEEFHRASPHQAAVALAELSSKVALPGKLLSLALDELIVRGKLLRRESGVKLAAYSAELSSTLQALRQRVESLLDASEIAVLTRDELFALDKEARKVYTFLRQNELIIDAGGTVFLRANFEKLAGAIVSHLETHGKISVAEARDLTRSSRKVVLPVLEELDRRKITKRVEDYRYLCE